The Synechococcus sp. MVIR-18-1 region GCTTGGTTTATTTGTGACCTCGTGAAGTTACCACCAGCACCTTCGGTTGCCGTGATTCTATGCAGCGCAGTACCTACAGCAAAATGCCAATATGCCGTAGCCCGATCACACGATGTCTATGTTGAAGAAACTGAGTCCATTGTAGCCGGAACAACAATTCTTTCCATGGTCACACTGGCGGTTGTCATTGCCATGCTTGCCAAGGAATACCCAACATTAGTGACCTAAGTTTGCACCAAGCAATAGACATGAATTCACAACGTATCTTGCAAGAGCTGCACTTCTAATTCACGTCGACTGAGCAATAAAACCATGCGATATCCGTGGCTATTAAGACCTGTTTGTTCTCGCACAAGATCTGTATGAGCGAGAGCCAGGCCACAGGTTTCAACGAACAAAACGGGAAGACTGCCGGCATTCCCACTCATGCCTTGAAGATCCAAAGCCTGACGCACTGCTTGCTGTGCTTTCTCAGATCCCAATAGTTCCACAAAAGCGGGCCAGAGGTGGTTCACTGGCGTGTAGGTCGAGAAGTCAATCGTGGAATCAGCCATCAAACAGGCAACTGCTCAATCGCAACTGCAATCATCTGAGGAGTCACCGTAATCACTTCAAGGGCATCTTGATTATCAAGATAGGAGTCAAAGGAGGCGAAACGCTCAATACGAGGATTAGCCCCCTCAACAGCACAGGCCTCGATCCAATCATTATTCTCAGGCTTCACAACCACGAAGGCCTGAAGGGCTTCATCGAGATCGCCGCCATCGCCGATGCCTTCTCCATGCCAGATCGCTTCAAAAAATTCAGACATCTCTGAGGAAAGCTGTTCAGCCATTATCAGCGATGCAAGATCTCCAGGACTATTGCAAGCCCTTCTCAAAGGCTGACGCCATCTGGCCCGCGCTTCCGCTTCCGCCAGACGCCATTGAACTGTGGTGGCGTCGTTGGCTGATTGCCACAGCAAACACGGATGGCAGGTCTCAGTGATCGCTATCAACGCTTGGTGCTTCGGGGTGAATCACCGCAGCCAAAGGACCTTGAGGTTGCTCCACGCTTGCGGGACCCGAAAGGGTTTTCCATCACCATCGCAAACCATCCGTGCGGAGCAAAGCCGGTTCTATCTGTTAGCGATCACGATGACTTTGTGCTGATCATGCGTTGCCTCGCCCATCGCTGTGAACCTATTCCAGTACAAGGAACAGTGCATGCACAAGCTGTTGCAGGCTTGATTCATTGGGGCTTGATCAGAGAGCTCGATGTGAAAGATCGCTGTCAGATCTTGATTCTGCATCGAGCCCCATACAGCAGTCTCTCAGCTTCAAGCATTCCTGGCAGCCCCAGTCTCGATCAATGGATCAAGCAGTCTCAGATCTGGCGACTGGAACATGAGCTAGCCCATATCGCTTGCCGCAAACTTGTAGGGGAAATGAGAATCAACCTTTTCGACGAGTTGCTCGCTGATGCCATTGGCATGAAAACTGCTCTTGGCCACTTTCAGGCAGAATTATTCAGGCAAGGCCTTGGACTGAATCTTGATGGCACAATCCAAGACGATGCCCGTGCTCATATCTATGTTCAACAGTTAGATCCCAATGATCATGTTGCAGCCTGCCAAATGGTGCTGGCACGGGCAAACGAACTTGAACAAATGCTGAATACAAAGCAATTACCCTCTGACTCCATCAAGCTGCTGAAGTCCCTAACAAGGTCAACTCTTGATCAAGCACTTAAATCAAACGTTAAGACTCCCAATACATCAAGATTGTCAAACAAACAACCCTGCTGAAAGCAGGGCTTAAAAACCAAAATTGAGGTATGGGCCGAGAAAAAACTCAGGCTCAACTCCTATCACTTGGACCAGCATTGACTGATGGTCCTATCAGTTGGATTTCTTGTAAGCCTCCACAGCTCTAGCGATGCAGTTTTCATCGGATGCAGTTGCTTGACTATTTCCAGCAACCGCTTCGTTGCAATTCTCAGTAATTTCACTCATGACTGAGTCAGGCACCCCAGGAGCAGCTGTAACAGCAATGGGTGCGGCAAGGGCAACAACAAGTGTGGCGAGCGCAGTTTTCATTGGTCTTGAAGAACACCCTCAAGGTCTAGCTCTAAAAAAATACTGCGGCATCCTCTACCAAGCCAATCGGACGGATAGATAGCTCTGGACTTCATTTTGAACACCTCATCGAATCAAATGACACATTTTCAAAACGGCCTGCATAAGCTGATACAAGAGTGAGGCCCACTATTGTCGCAACATCAAGATCTATAGGTCATTGGGCTAGCACCAATGCATCAAGCCGCAGGAGGAATGGATTCAGGGGGATTAGCAACAGCAACCTCATAGCCAGCACAACGTTGTTGATCAAGATGCTGAATATGCTTCCTCTCGGAGTAATACAGCTCTTGCAATCGAAGGGCATCTGCATTCAACTGTTCAAACATCTCCTGAATACGACCTTCCATATCCACTCCCTCGGCTGTCGCCGTCTGCTCTTGCTCATTCGCAATCAGGGAAGCAATGCACCGTTCCAGAGTCTCAAGCCGTTGACCACCCCATGCCTCTAGTAAGTGACGGCAGCGTTTATGGCTCTTCTGCCGCTCCAAAATGGCCGCGGTACCTCGTAAAACGTCCATAGGACGTGCCAACGCCAAACGCTGCAGTTCTGCAGGCTCTAAAAGTGGCGTCAACCTGGCCACCAACGCGCTGTTTTCGAGCAGCAGCTGGTCGGTGAGCAAACGCGGAAGATCAAGGTCGGCCAACTCATGACCAGGATCTTTCCCCCGACTGATCGCCTCAAGCCGACCGGAGCCGATATTGCCTTCCTCAAGATCGGTGATCGCAGACCACAACAGACGGTGGTGCTGAAGAGCGAAGTCTTCCAACTCCCGTTGGCGTAATTCGCAACGCACCTGCGAGCGATGAATCGGACAGTGCAAGTAAATGCGCAGGATCTCGGCTTCACAACGCTCTCGTTGGCTGACTTCACCAGCCTTTTCATGCCGGGCTGAACGACCATGCCAGCGCTGACCTTGCACCTGTTGGCGCAAATCCTGCTCCAACTGCAACGCCAAACGGCCTTGACCACCGCTTAGCCGCTCCGCGACTTGCTGGAGGTAGTGCGTACGAATTGCAGATTGAGGCAGCTTGCCTAACAGCTCCACCAACCCGCTAACAGCTTGTTGGAACTGATCAGCCTTGGTCAGGTCACGACCTTCCAGCACCTGTTCGATCTGCCAATCGAGCCAAAGCGGTGCCTGATCAAGCAGGGCGCGATAGTCCCCAGCTCCGTGATCCTTGAGGTACTCATCTGGATCCTTCCCGGAGGGTGTATGGAGCACGCGCAGCTCCAGCTGTCCTTGAAGCGCAAGTTGCTCCACCTCGCCGATCGCCCTATTCGCAGCTCGGATCCCCGC contains the following coding sequences:
- the dnaG gene encoding DNA primase; amino-acid sequence: MAMPRLHPRTIDAVKERADIVDVVGEHVVLKKKGREFVGVCPFHDDSKPSMTVSPQKQFYYCFSCGAGGNSIKFLMEFQRQSFSDVVLDLARRYQLPVETVDGPQQERLRQQLSRRDHLHRALALASGWFRSQLKSASGADALAYLRDQRGLSEATMETFELGYAPDQWDGLLKHLQHVEGLSPELLESAGLVVPRKGGNGFYDRFRGRVIVPIRDRQGRVIGFGGRSLDGSDPKYLNSPETEVFEKGKHLFGLDQAANAIRKDDRAVVVEGYFDVIALHAAGVTNAVASLGTALSSQQITQLCRCSDGKRIVLNFDADRAGIRAANRAIGEVEQLALQGQLELRVLHTPSGKDPDEYLKDHGAGDYRALLDQAPLWLDWQIEQVLEGRDLTKADQFQQAVSGLVELLGKLPQSAIRTHYLQQVAERLSGGQGRLALQLEQDLRQQVQGQRWHGRSARHEKAGEVSQRERCEAEILRIYLHCPIHRSQVRCELRQRELEDFALQHHRLLWSAITDLEEGNIGSGRLEAISRGKDPGHELADLDLPRLLTDQLLLENSALVARLTPLLEPAELQRLALARPMDVLRGTAAILERQKSHKRCRHLLEAWGGQRLETLERCIASLIANEQEQTATAEGVDMEGRIQEMFEQLNADALRLQELYYSERKHIQHLDQQRCAGYEVAVANPPESIPPAA